Proteins encoded within one genomic window of Cellulomonas flavigena DSM 20109:
- a CDS encoding DUF6782 family putative metallopeptidase, whose amino-acid sequence MSRWSTITDRERGQGTLEYVGVVAVAVLLVAMLVLGVSPAARTMAARMVCEVTTLGQGDCGSAQGEDPGTDAPGEDDPGWWCQNVGWFCDDDEDEQQEDEEEDDGGWWCRTLGWWCPDEEPTDDPTSTPTATPTGHPTDPATGLPVVDGVTIPEGLDPDGETVRTLLQTERGREMLQWLADNGIEVRDSSRGSYWDGEHIFLDTSISPLDAVRTLVHEVNHAQSDAAGTSPDVHTDSRDDYVDGMLDEETRGVVEEILAARELEDAGVSMPTNVSDDTYWDAHDAALRAGRSAQQARDAGFAAVRNLFLDGTFVTSNTGDAYDDYYGDAWDSRH is encoded by the coding sequence ATGAGCCGGTGGAGCACCATCACCGACCGCGAGCGCGGTCAGGGGACCCTCGAGTACGTCGGCGTCGTCGCCGTCGCCGTCCTGCTCGTCGCCATGCTCGTGCTCGGTGTGAGCCCGGCCGCCCGCACCATGGCGGCGCGGATGGTCTGCGAGGTCACGACCCTCGGTCAGGGCGACTGCGGGTCCGCGCAGGGCGAGGACCCCGGCACGGACGCACCGGGCGAGGACGACCCCGGCTGGTGGTGCCAGAACGTCGGCTGGTTCTGCGACGACGACGAGGACGAGCAGCAGGAGGACGAGGAGGAGGACGACGGCGGCTGGTGGTGCCGCACGCTCGGCTGGTGGTGCCCCGACGAGGAGCCCACCGACGACCCGACGTCGACGCCCACCGCGACCCCGACGGGCCACCCGACCGACCCGGCCACCGGCCTGCCCGTCGTCGACGGCGTCACGATCCCCGAGGGCCTGGACCCGGACGGCGAGACCGTCCGCACGCTCCTGCAGACCGAGCGGGGCCGCGAGATGCTGCAGTGGCTCGCCGACAACGGGATCGAGGTCCGCGACAGCAGCCGCGGCTCGTACTGGGACGGCGAGCACATCTTCCTCGACACCTCGATCTCGCCGCTCGACGCCGTGCGCACCCTGGTGCACGAGGTGAACCACGCGCAGAGCGACGCGGCGGGGACCAGCCCGGACGTCCACACCGACTCCCGCGACGACTACGTGGACGGGATGCTCGACGAGGAGACGCGCGGTGTCGTGGAGGAGATCCTGGCGGCCCGCGAGCTCGAGGACGCCGGTGTGTCGATGCCGACGAACGTCTCGGACGACACGTACTGGGACGCGCACGACGCGGCGCTCCGGGCGGGCCGCAGCGCGCAGCAGGCCCGCGACGCGGGCTTCGCCGCCGTCCGCAACCTGTTCCTCGACGGCACCTTCGTGACGTCGAACACCGGTGACG